In Actinacidiphila yeochonensis CN732, a genomic segment contains:
- a CDS encoding AAA family ATPase: MVKTPIRIGITGAHSTGKTVLLRRIERELRAEGIRVARTGRLGRRAADIGLPKMHEHTAQSTEWIIAQGIADEIAASAQGADVVLADRAVIDALAYWHAALELRGEAIDLADDERLRLLAATQQAKYDLLLATVLDPATPAEPQRHAYDPRYRELVDHHVHSLLAEDSIEHHRVLHDPHNESQAVNAAVRLAQQLVPR; this comes from the coding sequence GTGGTGAAGACCCCTATCCGCATCGGCATCACCGGCGCCCACTCCACCGGCAAGACCGTGCTGCTGCGCCGGATCGAGAGGGAACTGCGCGCCGAGGGCATCCGCGTCGCCCGCACCGGCCGTCTCGGCCGCCGGGCCGCCGACATCGGGCTGCCGAAGATGCACGAGCACACCGCGCAGTCCACCGAATGGATCATCGCCCAAGGCATCGCCGACGAGATCGCCGCTTCCGCACAGGGCGCCGACGTCGTCCTGGCCGACCGCGCCGTCATCGACGCCCTGGCCTACTGGCACGCCGCCCTGGAGCTCCGCGGCGAGGCCATCGACCTCGCCGACGACGAACGCCTGCGACTCCTGGCTGCCACGCAGCAGGCGAAGTACGACCTCCTCCTGGCCACCGTCCTCGACCCGGCCACGCCGGCCGAACCCCAACGGCACGCCTACGACCCGCGCTACCGCGAGCTCGTCGACCACCACGTCCACAGCCTGCTCGCAGAGGACAGCATCGAGCACCACCGGGTCCTCCACGACCCCCACAACGAGAGCCAGGCCGTGAACGCGGCGGTGCGACTCGCCCAGCAGCTGGTGCCCAGATGA
- a CDS encoding 3'-5' exonuclease — translation MNFSTWPHLLVVDVEGNGANPPDLVEVAALPIRDGRPDTSTAGAWLIRPPRPVTPFAARVHGLTNEILTSSPPWPDVAGQVRRLLDGAWIAAHNAHVDYRVLSAHLPGWTPVGVVDTLRLARAACPGLPSYRLDSLITHLGIDLGNAPDQRHRARFDAYATALMLLDMAGNYPTWDQLAAAAVPPGLPGSPQPEEDPTLW, via the coding sequence ATGAATTTCAGCACCTGGCCGCACCTGCTCGTCGTCGACGTCGAGGGCAACGGAGCGAACCCGCCGGACCTGGTGGAGGTCGCCGCGCTGCCCATCCGCGACGGCAGGCCGGACACGAGCACGGCCGGGGCGTGGCTGATCCGCCCGCCCCGGCCGGTCACGCCGTTCGCGGCCCGGGTGCACGGCTTGACGAACGAGATTCTGACCTCCAGCCCGCCGTGGCCGGACGTCGCCGGGCAGGTGCGCCGGCTCCTGGACGGTGCGTGGATCGCGGCGCACAACGCGCACGTCGACTACCGCGTGCTGTCCGCGCACCTGCCCGGCTGGACCCCGGTCGGCGTCGTCGACACCCTCCGCCTCGCCCGAGCCGCCTGCCCCGGGCTCCCGTCCTACCGGCTCGACAGCCTCATCACCCACCTCGGGATCGACCTCGGCAACGCCCCCGACCAGCGACACCGGGCCCGCTTCGACGCCTACGCGACGGCGCTCATGCTGCTCGACATGGCCGGGAACTACCCGACTTGGGACCAGCTCGCCGCGGCCGCCGTACCGCCCGGCCTGCCCGGCTCCCCCCAACCAGAAGAGGACCCAACCCTGTGGTGA